From the Salmo trutta chromosome 30, fSalTru1.1, whole genome shotgun sequence genome, one window contains:
- the LOC115168367 gene encoding RNA-binding protein 38, whose translation MHPTIQKDTTFTKIFVGGLPYHTNDASLQKYFEMFGDIDEAVVITDRQTGKSRGYGFVTMMDRGAAERACKDPNPIVDGRKANVNLAYLGAKPRSPQTGFSIRVQQVHPALIQRQYGFSQQCMYPQAFLQPSLVLQSHLSPSQASLTPYLDYSSAYAPYTTSTGLEHYPYTPSPSLSTSYLSYPYTPSPSPSTSYLSYRYSPATQGPTISTPLTPPVHPSLNPFAGLSVPPAAYLQYPLHQPDHML comes from the exons ATGCATCCCACTATTCAGAAAGACACAACTTTCACTAAGATATTTGTCGGCGGTTTACCTTATCATACCAACGACGCATCCCTTCAAAAATACTTCGAGATGTTCGGGGATATTGACGAGGCAGTTGTGATAACGGACAGACAAACCGGGAAATCCCGAGGATACGGATTT GTGACTATGATGGACAGGGGGGCGGCAGAACGGGCATGTAAAGACCCCAACCCCATCGTCGACGGTAGGAAGGCTAACGTCAACCTGGCCTACCTGGGAGCCAAGCCCCGCAGCCCACAGACAG GTTTCTCCATCAGAGTGCAGCAGGTCCACCCCGCCCTGATCCAGAGGCAGTATGG ATTTTCCCAGCAGTGTATGTACCCCCAGGCCTTCCTCCAGCCCAGTCTGGTGCTCCAGTCCCACCTCAGCCCCTCTCAGGCCTCCCTCACTCCATATctggactacagctcagcctaTGCTCCCTACACCACCTCCACTGGCCTGGAGCATTACCCCTACACcccctccccctcgctctccacCAGCTACCTCAGCTACCCCTACACCCCCTCCCCCTCACCCTCCACAAGCTACCTCAGCTACCGCTACTCCCCCGCCACACAAGGTCCCACCATTTCCACCCCCCTTACCCCGCCTGTCCACCCCTCCCTCAACCCCTTTGCTGGCCTCTCTGTCCCCCCTGCTGCCTACCTCCAATACCCCCTCCACCAGCCTGACCACATGCTGTGA
- the LOC115168366 gene encoding lens fiber major intrinsic protein-like, producing MWEFRSMTFWRAVFAEFFGTMFFVFFGMGAALRWTTGPNHILHVALCFGLAAATMIQSIGHISGGHINPAVTFAYLVGSQMSLFRAFFYWAAQILGAVAGAAVLYGVTPNNMRGNMALNTLQPGISLGMGTTVEVFLTMQLVICIFAVTDERRNGRMGSAALSIGFAVTIGHLMGMYYTGAGMNPARSFAPAVLFRNFVNHWVYWVGPMIGGAMGALLYDFMLFPRMRGLSERLATLKGSRPPETETQQDNRGEPIELKTQAL from the exons ATGTGGGAGTTCCGGTCCATGACGTTTTGGCGGGCAGTCTTCGCAGAGTTCTTCGGGACCATGTTCTTTGTGTTTTTCGGCATGGGTGCCGCGCTGCGCTGGACAACCGGGCCCAACCACATTCTGCATGTGGCGCTGTGCTTCGGCCTGGCGGCTGCCACCATGATCCAGTCCATTGGTCACATCAGTGGCGGCCACATTAACCCGGCCGTCACCTTCGCCTACCTGGTGGGTTCCCAGATGTCCCTGTTCCGCGCTTTTTTCTACTGGGCTGCCCAGATCCTGGGGGCCGTGGCCGGGGCCGCTGTGCTCTATGGGGTCACCCCCAACAACATGAGGGGCAACATGGCTCTCAACACG CTGCAGCCTGGTATCAGCCTGGGCATGGGTACCACAGTGGAGGTGTTCCTGACCATGCAGCTAGTGATATGTATCTTTGCCGTGACAGATGAGAGGAGGAACGGACGCATGGGCTCTGCTGCCCTGTCCATCGGCTTCGCTGTCACCATCGGACACCTCATGGGg ATGTACTACACCGGTGCTGGAATGAACCCTGCAAGGTCTTTCGCCCCCGCTGTGCTCTTCAGGAACTTTGTAAACCACTGG gtgTACTGGGTGGGTCCCATGATAGGAGGTGCTATGGGAGCTCTTCTGTACGATTTCATGCTGTTCCCCCGTATGCGTGGTCTGTCTGAGCGCCTGGCCACACTGAAGGGCAGCCGACCCCCCGAGACGGAGACCCAGCAGGACAACCGCGGGGAGCCCATCGAGCTCAAGACACAAGCCCTATAA